The DNA window TGATTGGTTGCGGCGGTGGCGATCTGCATTCGATTGGTCACCGCGCACGCCGCCCCCACCAGAGACGACGCCTCTTTGACGTTCCACCGCTCGGAGATGAAGGCGGTGCCGAAGCCGAGTTCCTCGCCGCGACGGGCCTCGTCCATCAAGGTTGCCGGGCCCTCACCACCGGCCCCGGCCAGCAGGTAGAAGCCCAATTCGTCAAGCGAACGCTCACTCAATTCCAAACCCCTTGCTGGTAGCCGCAGTTCCACACCTCGGTTATCTTGCCATCGACGACGCGGAACACCTCGATGCTGGCGATGTTGGTCTCGGTGCCGTCCTTGGTGGTGATCGTCGAGTCGTAGACGATCGCCACGTGCTCGCCGTCGTCGCCCTCGATGACAACGTTGAGGTCGAAGTGCAGCGAGTCGGCCATCTGCCACATGTCCGCCACCCGCTGCACCGCTTCGGCGTGGGTCAGCGTGCGCGCCCCGCCGACTTCGTGCCGAATCACTGTGTCGGCCAACAGTTCCGCGGCCAGGCCGATGTTGCATTCGTTCCACACGACGAGGTTGTAGAGCTCGACCACCGTACGTGCCGTCCACGTGGCCGCCATCAGTCGGGCACCGGGTCGTCTTGGCGCGAGGCGACGTCGCGCAGAAAACGGTCGGTGACGCACTGCACGCGCCGCGAGAAGATGTGTCCGACGTGGCTGCCGTCATACCAGTACAGTTGACCACCCCACCGTTCCTGCAAGGCATCGGTGGGCTCGCGCATCGCCATCCGGTCGTGCCACGCTCCGACGATGAGCCGGCGATCCGGCGGCGGGGCCGGAGTGACCGCCAAGGGATCGATCACCGACGTCAGCTGGCTGACCACGGGGGATTCCAGCAGTTCGCGAAACCCGTCCCGCGACGGGCCCCACCGCTGCAGGTGCCGCGCGATCATGGCGTTGAGCCCCAGGATGGGCGTGTAGAGGGCGACGGCGTCGGTCTGCTTCTCCAGGTGCGAAACCAGCGCGGCCACCGGAGTGCCCATCGAAATCCCGGCCACCACAACGGCGGTGGCTTGCGGCTGCACCCAGCGCACGACGGCGCGCACCTCGGAGACCACGCGCATCATTCCCGCGACATTGCCCAGCGGATCCATGTCGGGATAGACCGGCCATTGGCGCCGTCGGCAACCGTGGCCGGGCTGCACCGGCAGCGCGACGTTGAACCCCAGCTTGTGATGCAGCCGTCCGATCCGGGACAGCAGCAGGTCTTCGGTGCCACCCTGGCCGGCGCCGTGTACCCATACCAACCACGGCCTGGGCCCGTCGTGGTGCCGGCACAGGTGCACCACCGCCCGAGCCGGCCCGCCAAGGCCGTCGGCCTCCAGCGTGGCGGGCAACGCCGGGTCGTGCTCGAAGGCCATCCGTTCATACGCCAGACCCGCGATGCTGCGCCTGTGTATGGAGGTTGCCCGCAACGGTTTCGGGTCGACATGGGCGCGGTCGATACCGAGCGACGAAAGCTCCTCGGCCGCGGCGGTGCACGCATCCAACGGCCGCATCGCCGCGGGGCTTCTGCCCAGCAGCGAAAAGCCGCTCAGCACCAGCTCGTCGAGCATCGCCTCGCCGAACTGGCGCGCACCGCGTGGCGACAGTGGCGCCCAGCCGGTCGACTCTTGCAGCCCGGCGACCGTGCGCGGCACCAGCATTCCCAGTTCGCGGGCCACGTCTTTGGCCAGTCCCAGTCCGTTCAATGCCATTGCCATGTCGCTCACCTTCACCAGCTAGGCCAGCTTGAAACCGGTGTATCCGCCGGTCGCGATTTCGTCGCAGCGGCGCCGGTATTCGGGAATGCCGCCGGTATAACCCTTGTACATCCGCTTCTTGCCCGGCACGTTGCCGCCGTTGTACCAGGAGTTGCACGACTGGTGAACCAACACCGTCGGCGCAACCAGCGCGGTGGCGTGTTCGATCCAACCCTGCTGAGCGGTGCTCAGCGCCTCAATGGTGCGAAGGTCGTTGGCGCGCAAATACGCAATGCAGTCACCGATCCACTCCACGTGCTGTTCGAGCGCGGCGACGAAGTTCGTGGCGGCGCTCGGGCTGCCCGGGCCCTGAACCGTGAAAAGGTTCGGGAAGCCGGCGACCGCGATGCCCAGATACGACAGCGGTCCTTCGGTGGCCCAGAATTCGCCCAGCGACATCCCGCCTCGACCGCGGACGTCGATCCGGCTGAGCGCGCCTGTCATGGCATCGAATCCGGTGGCGTAGACGATGACGTCGAGTTCGTGCAGCTGGTTCTCGGTGCGGATGCCGCCCGGTGTGACCTCGCGGATCGGCGACTTCCGCAGATCGACCAGGGTGACGTTGTCCCGGTTGAACGTTTCGTAGTAGCCCTGGTCGATGATCGGTCGCTTGCACGCAAAGGAATGCACCGGCACCAATGACGCGGCGGTGTCCGGGTCTTTGACGATCCGGGCCACCGCCTCGCCGTACAGTGTGGCGGCCATCCGGTTGGCCTCGATGTCGAAGAAGATGTCGCCCCAGTTCAACGCGCCCATCACACCGTTCTCCTCGATGGCGCGCAGCTGTTCCTCGCGTGTCGCCGACTTCAGCGGTGGCCTGCCGAGCATCTCGAGCAGGACGGAGAAGGCGCTCAACCGCGCCGCCCCGATCGGGTGGGCTCGTTGGGCAGCCCGAATGTCGTCGTAACGCGCCTTCATCTCGTCGAGTTCGCCCGGCTCGAACCGGCGC is part of the Mycobacterium mantenii genome and encodes:
- a CDS encoding PHB depolymerase family esterase; this encodes MAMALNGLGLAKDVARELGMLVPRTVAGLQESTGWAPLSPRGARQFGEAMLDELVLSGFSLLGRSPAAMRPLDACTAAAEELSSLGIDRAHVDPKPLRATSIHRRSIAGLAYERMAFEHDPALPATLEADGLGGPARAVVHLCRHHDGPRPWLVWVHGAGQGGTEDLLLSRIGRLHHKLGFNVALPVQPGHGCRRRQWPVYPDMDPLGNVAGMMRVVSEVRAVVRWVQPQATAVVVAGISMGTPVAALVSHLEKQTDAVALYTPILGLNAMIARHLQRWGPSRDGFRELLESPVVSQLTSVIDPLAVTPAPPPDRRLIVGAWHDRMAMREPTDALQERWGGQLYWYDGSHVGHIFSRRVQCVTDRFLRDVASRQDDPVPD
- a CDS encoding nuclear transport factor 2 family protein; this encodes MAATWTARTVVELYNLVVWNECNIGLAAELLADTVIRHEVGGARTLTHAEAVQRVADMWQMADSLHFDLNVVIEGDDGEHVAIVYDSTITTKDGTETNIASIEVFRVVDGKITEVWNCGYQQGVWN
- a CDS encoding flavin-containing monooxygenase, with protein sequence MAEADTSFDVLIIGAGFSGLYMLHRLRQLGISTRVLEMAGNVGGTWLFNRYPGARCDIESIEYSYSFSEEIQQEWVWTESMPAQPEIEAYLNFVADRLDLRRDIQFGTKVVAMTFDEGAGVWLVRTEAGESFRVPFVVAASGILSVPLEPDIPGMDTFARTSLFTSRWPEGGADLTGKRVGVIGTGSTGVQLIPVVAREALHLSVFQRSPAYTLPWRVRRFEPGELDEMKARYDDIRAAQRAHPIGAARLSAFSVLLEMLGRPPLKSATREEQLRAIEENGVMGALNWGDIFFDIEANRMAATLYGEAVARIVKDPDTAASLVPVHSFACKRPIIDQGYYETFNRDNVTLVDLRKSPIREVTPGGIRTENQLHELDVIVYATGFDAMTGALSRIDVRGRGGMSLGEFWATEGPLSYLGIAVAGFPNLFTVQGPGSPSAATNFVAALEQHVEWIGDCIAYLRANDLRTIEALSTAQQGWIEHATALVAPTVLVHQSCNSWYNGGNVPGKKRMYKGYTGGIPEYRRRCDEIATGGYTGFKLA